The stretch of DNA TCGCAATCGCCGCGGCGCTGAGTCTTGTCCTGCTGGCGGTCCAGGCCAGGAGTATGCGCACGCTGGCCCGTCTGCCTGTGGAAAAGCAGGGCCGGATGGGCGTTTTTCTGCGCAAGCTGATGCCGCCCGCCGCGGCGGGCGCAGCCGAGCGGACGCTTTTTGCCGGAGTAGCCCTGACCGCCGGCATCTGCGAGGAATTTCTTTTTCGTGGCTTTGCCATCACCGCCTTGACAAGCTTGCTGCTGCTGGCCCCGATCCCAGCGGGGCTGCTCCCGTGGTGGGGTGGCACTTCTTTCCAAGCTTTGGCCTGGGCAAGCGCCCTGCTCGCATCGGCTATTTTTGGCGCAAGCCACGCCTACCAGGGCGTTGCCGGCGCCCTTTCTACTTTCGTGGTCGGATTGGTTTTCAGCCTCGTCTATCTGGCAACAGGCAGCCTATTCCCGACCGTAGCGGCCCACGCGGCGGTGGATTTCGTGGGAGGCATCTGGACGCATCGCGTGCTGGCGCGGGGCGGCTAGTGTCTTGTCTCAGAAGTTCGTTGAATAATCCTCAGGTGGCCAGCCCGTGGGCGTGGAGCGCAGGTTCACGCTGAACGGGTTCACCGTGAACGGGAGCTCGCTCCCGCTGTTGCGTCCGGAGACTTGCCTCCACGCCGTCCCTCGCTTGGAGCAGGAGGAAGCGTCTGCTCCGGGAAAGCGGCGGCATCCCTCGACTGGCTCGGGACAAGAGCCGCCGCACTCCACAATGCTTCGGCTTATACAGATGGCCATGAAAGGCTCACCGATCCATCACGCGACCAAAATGGGCCGGCTTTCTGGAAAGCGTACCGGAACTTCGATTGTTCCCCCCAGTACAACAACGCTGCCCTACAGCTTTTTGTAAGCTTGTCCGGCGGCCTGTGAAATCTCATAGGTTTTGTCCTTCTTAACGCCTTCGGCCGCTGGTAGTATGGATACAAGTATCAGAAAACAGACCACATAGCCAACGCGACAAATTGACGAAAAGCTGGTATAGCAATTGCAGGCAATTTCTCGACTGTTGATCCGGTCGGTTTGTCTCTAGTTCTGTATCTTTATCGCTCACATGTGTCCAGAAAAGGTCACCTAAAGGCTCGTTCTGA from Candidatus Acidiferrales bacterium encodes:
- a CDS encoding CPBP family intramembrane glutamic endopeptidase, which gives rise to MDASALRYWDLWLILLLLATVVPWRGYQRVKKLLALDVISSADRMTIYGSTILFQWLLAGVAFWRARAHDISLKQLGLAMPSPVPLAGLLAIAAALSLVLLAVQARSMRTLARLPVEKQGRMGVFLRKLMPPAAAGAAERTLFAGVALTAGICEEFLFRGFAITALTSLLLLAPIPAGLLPWWGGTSFQALAWASALLASAIFGASHAYQGVAGALSTFVVGLVFSLVYLATGSLFPTVAAHAAVDFVGGIWTHRVLARGG